In one window of Hevea brasiliensis isolate MT/VB/25A 57/8 chromosome 10, ASM3005281v1, whole genome shotgun sequence DNA:
- the LOC110673166 gene encoding uncharacterized protein LOC110673166: protein MAAQSDVVSKTFRALVESADRKFARVRDLPSYGRAQNHYFQKVFKAYLRLWKYQQENRSKLVEAGLNRWEIGEIASRIGQLYFNQYMRTSDLRFLIEAYVFYEAILHRKYFEGAKAKDVGVRFKELRFYARFLLVSLILNRTEMVQLLVERFRTLVDDSTSNFRETNFKEWKLVVQEIVRFLEVDTAFANTRPLRYCVQFDSRPTSHPYVARFHARKVLKFKDAVLTSYHRNEVKFAEITLDTYRMLQCLEWEPSGSFYQKHPVESVNQTRAVESYENGTITDNSGASGLIDINLAADLTDPTLPPNPRKVVLYRPYTTHFLAVIATICEELPPESIMLIYISASGKGAQSNVSQMESSGGSRKSSKNKVVSGRFSEQNSSASESHSNGKRESSDYYDNCLWLGPRGTAGSNALYPGDIIPFTRRPLFLIIDSDNSHAFKVLHGAERGEPSALLFSPLKPAFKNLAGVDATHNGSQFTFFLTAPLQAFYQMVGLSFIDTDTDVYNDAEEILSSAFSEWEVILCTSNSLDLVWAQVLSDPFLRCLIIRFIFCRSVLSYFCPQRDNEQYLPVCLPHLPSSVSPSSEVVRSAVLRLSNHLKVADYFHFDDV from the exons ATGGCCGCCCAGAGCGACGTCGTTTCGAAAACCTTCCGAGCTCTGGTGGAGAGCGCGGACCGGAAGTTCGCTCGTGTTCGTGACCTTCCGTCGTACGGACGTGCTCAGAACCACTACTTCCAGAAGGTTTTCAAGGCCTACCTGCGTCTATGGAAGTACCAGCAAGAGAACAGGTCGAAGCTGGTCGAGGCCGGTCTCAACCGCTGGGAAATAGGCGAGATCGCTAGCCGGATCGGCCAGCTCTACTTTAACCAGTATATGAGGACGAGTGATTTGAGATTCTTGATCGAAGCCTATGTGTTCTATGAAGCGATTTTGCATCGAAAGTACTTTGAAGGAGCTAAAGCTAAGGATGTCGGTGTGAGATTTAAGGAGTTGAGGTTTTACGCGCGGTTTTTGCTCGTTTCCTTGATTTTGAACCGGACCGAGATGGTTCAATTGCTCGTAGAAAGGTTTAGAACTCTCGTTGATGATAGCACGTCAAATTTCCGG GAAACAAACTTCAAAGAGTGGAAGCTAGTGGTGCAAGAAATTGTCCGCTTCTTGGAAGTTGATACTGCCTTTGCAAATACCAGGCCTTTGCGTTATTGTGTCCAGTTTGATTCACGTCCAACTTCTCATCCATACGTGGCCCGTTTCCATGCAAGGAAGGTCCTAAAGTTTAAAGATGCAGTCCTGACAAGCTATCACCGGAATGAG GTTAAATTTGCAGAAATTACTTTGGACACTTATAGAATGCTGCAATGTTTGGAATGGGAGCCAAGTGGGTCTTTCTACCAAAAGCATCCAGTCGAATCAGTCAACCAAACACGTGCAGTTGAATCATATGAGAATGGCACTATAACTGATAATTCTGGAGCTTCTGGACTAATAGATATAAACTTGGCTGCAGATTTGACTGATCCAACTTTGCCGCCAAATCCTaggaaagttgttctttatcgtCCTTATACGACACATTTTCTAGCG GTTATAGCAACAATTTGTGAGGAGCTCCCTCCAGAAAGCATTATGCTAATATATATATCAGCCTCAG GGAAGGGTGCTCAAAGTAATGTTTCTCAGATGGAAAGCTCTGGAGGGTCCAGGAAGTCTTCAAAAAACAAAGTTGTTTCTGGAAGATTCAGTGAACAGAATAGTTCTGCATCTGAATCTCATAGTAATGGCAAGCGAGAGTCAAGTGACTATTATGACAATTGCCTATGGTTGGGTCCCAGAGGAACTGCTG GTTCAAATGCCCTTTACCCTGGTGATATAATTCCATTTACTAGAAGACCGCTCTTTTTGATTATTGATAGCGACAACAGCCATGCATTCAAG GTCTTGCATGGTGCAGAAAGGGGAGAGCCATCTGCATTGCTATTTTCGCCTTTGAAGCCAGCATTCAAGAACCTAGCTGGTGTTGATGCAACACATAATGGAAGTCAGTTTACCTTTTTCTTAACTGCTCCTCTACAGGCTTTTTACCAGATGGTTGGCCTCTCATTTATTGATACTGATACA GATGTTTACAATGATGCTGAGGAGATACTCTCCAGTGCATTCTCTGAGTGGGAGGTGATTTTATGTACATCAAATAGCCTGGATCTGGTTTGGGCTCAAGTTTTATCTGATCCATTTCTGCGGTGTCTTATTATCAG ATTTATATTCTGCCGTTCTGTCCTATCATACTTCTGTCCTCAAAGAGATAATGAGCAATATCTGCCTGTTTGCCTGCCCCATCTTCCCAGTTCTGTGTCTCCGAGCTCTGAAGTTGTGCGTTCGGCAGTTCTCCGACTTTCAAATCATCTGAAGGTTgctgattattttcactttgatGATGTGTAA